Proteins encoded within one genomic window of Candidatus Poribacteria bacterium:
- a CDS encoding VWA domain-containing protein, which yields MKRRTQSRRKLSKALLFSLILHMICMGTLNTVQRDPKQGKDELSVQVEILSQPRAPVPRKLQRPLHVFPNPTVSAPQSQSVIANNTVLHPPRPQIDTAASRNHPDEQSFSMLTEESIPLATAQTPVGDASFEPSNQGISQGEGWRGDGVVRGSGHVQTRVSLGLENETTLSEVSHLTQPDVALVKIGHHLLKTRRGDTLDIVFVVDASKSMRNDIDAVRNHLSQMTDLLKTADLDFTVGLVAFRDGTSFSLLGWDFQVTPQTTSITEVKKKLAAIHCRGGEKALDALVQAAAKVKFRRGAERRFILVTDEYVSGSYSPKKVLRKLKSEKISVNVIGRDEPFQKLLVQGTGGLWIPISSLRE from the coding sequence ATGAAACGGCGTACGCAAAGCAGGCGAAAATTATCAAAAGCGCTTCTGTTTTCACTGATACTGCATATGATTTGCATGGGGACATTGAATACCGTTCAGAGAGATCCGAAACAGGGGAAGGATGAATTATCTGTGCAGGTTGAAATTCTCTCACAGCCTCGAGCACCGGTGCCGAGAAAATTGCAGCGGCCACTACATGTTTTCCCAAACCCCACGGTTTCAGCGCCTCAATCTCAGTCAGTCATCGCGAATAATACGGTGCTGCACCCGCCTCGTCCGCAAATTGACACAGCCGCATCGCGTAATCATCCAGATGAACAATCGTTTTCAATGTTGACGGAAGAATCTATTCCGCTAGCGACAGCACAAACTCCGGTCGGTGACGCTTCCTTTGAGCCATCAAATCAAGGAATATCACAGGGAGAGGGTTGGCGTGGCGACGGGGTAGTCCGTGGTAGTGGGCACGTACAAACGCGGGTATCACTCGGTCTAGAAAACGAGACGACGCTTTCTGAGGTTAGCCACTTGACGCAACCAGATGTGGCACTCGTCAAGATAGGTCATCACCTCCTGAAAACGCGCAGAGGCGATACCCTTGATATCGTCTTCGTTGTTGATGCCAGCAAAAGTATGCGGAATGATATTGACGCCGTGCGCAATCATCTGAGCCAGATGACTGATCTCCTCAAAACAGCGGACTTAGACTTCACCGTTGGATTGGTGGCGTTCCGAGATGGCACCAGTTTCTCCCTGTTAGGTTGGGACTTTCAAGTTACGCCCCAAACCACCTCGATTACGGAAGTAAAAAAGAAACTAGCAGCCATACATTGCCGAGGTGGGGAAAAGGCACTTGATGCTCTGGTCCAAGCAGCAGCCAAAGTAAAGTTTCGTCGAGGGGCAGAACGGCGATTCATCTTGGTCACGGATGAGTATGTAAGTGGTTCATATTCCCCAAAAAAAGTGTTAAGAAAACTAAAGTCTGAAAAGATTAGCGTCAACGTTATCGGGCGTGATGAACCTTTTCAAAAGTTACTAGTACAAGGCACAGGTGGACTCTGGATACCCATCTCTAGTCTGAGAGAGTAA